DNA from Daucus carota subsp. sativus chromosome 1, DH1 v3.0, whole genome shotgun sequence:
ataaactaaaaaaaaaattactcatCAATGAAGCTAAATTATGTACTTAAACACGTATAAAATTTAGGTGTGGAGAGAACCAAGAGAAGAAAAGAAAGTTACTTACAAGTGAGTGAGAATGAAGTTCAGTGCACTTTGCAATGAACTTCCGAAGCAATAAAATAAGAGAGACGATAGGGCAccaattgatttttaattttttcaccgAGAGCCGAGAAGACAATGAGTAATTGGGAGATCAGGATGACAGACACAACAGTAATGAATTATTGATCTGACTTGTTTTATTACTTTTTTCATTAACCGTGTTTAGTTATTTGGGCTTGTATTGGGCTGATTTTGTAACGTTCTTTTTGCCCCATACTTCTTTTATGTTCAATACTATTGGGCTGCTAAAACATAGAGTGAGTTCCTGACCAAAATCTAAGCGGGTTCAAAATTTAAGCGGATTCCAAATAAAATTTCCCCATATTTATTCTTTAAGCCTAGAACCAAGGGGGTGCCACTTTCTATGTCAGTCCGCCCCTGATCCCCCGGACAAAATTTCTGAATAAAGTATTTTCTACATTATTCTTAATATTAATCGACTTTAATATAAACATATCATATGGAGCATGGTTAATAACCCTATTATCACAAtcgttataaaattaataacataGTCAAAATATCCCTTGTCAAGAACAATCAGTTAAACAAGAAAAGAACAGCATGCATCTCAAAATTGTATCAGTAACATCCCACTCATGTTTCGATTACCCACAAGACAACTCGAACCATATATCACAAACATAATTACCCACAGCCACAAGCAttgaacataaaacaaatatttctctctttttttctgCTAAACAAACATACAACAAATCCAGGATTTCAGGTACATACAGATTACATTTTTGTACCTCTAAGCACATTACACTTGCCACATTATCAAACAACCTATAATCAGACAAAAGCCCTCAATTTCATGTAAATCAATTTACTTAAAAAATCCAATCAAAGCCCTTAAAGTTGAAGCCAAACCCACAAATTTTCTTAAAGATTTACAGAATACAACATGAATTACATACATACATGCAGTTATACAAGGGTATGCACATATATAAAAGGATATATATGTAGACTTACAGAAGTAAAAGCGAGATATTGCGAGCTTGACTGGAAAAATGTCTAGGGCTTTTTGACTCTGTAATGAAAAGTGTGTAATCGTGGTCGTGGAAGTATCTTTGATATATGGAAAAATCAAATTTGTAAGGaaatatataagaatttaaCGGTCGAGCAGCTTGGTGTTCTTGGAGGCCCAGTATAGAATGCTTGTCACGGCTCACGAGCCATTACTgtatttttttgtgttttgaatTTGAAGGACATAATCTAGTTATTATTTGTAAGCAAAAAATTTATAGGTGAAAAATATTACTTATTTACTTGCTTataatttatactttattttaaataataataataatattaattatttaaaattaaaaattcaaacgctacccgtgtgcgaggcacgggccagATTGctagtatattataaattattcccTCCGTCTCCTCAATTATTTACATTAGGGGCGGGGTCGGCATATATTTTAAacctctcataaaatataattgataaattattttttttaaaacaactgAATAAAGTTTaatgtctaaacttttatatgaaaaaaaaattgaaaaaagttaTGAACTTATACTTTACACGTACTTCAAATACGCGTCAAGTAATTggaaaaaagtgtaaaaaaagataaaaaaacagAGAGGTTATCATTTAAAGTGTTTATTGATATCTTATGACAagtaaaaaatctaaaataagaGTAGACCGACCCGGTCTGTTTTGTTAatcaatttcataattaattaattaattaggcTTTGCGTTAAAGTGAAGTTCCTGAATAGACAAATATTAATGTCACATAATTCAAAGTATTTGTCGATATTTTGTGACAAGTAAAAAACTCAAAATAAGAGTAGATCGATCCGATCtgttttgttaattaatttcacAATTGAAGTGGAGTTCGTGAATAGACAAATATTGATGTTACATCTTTTCAGTCCGGGGTTTGGACAGGAGGAATCCATGACCacaaaatcatataatattccGATTCCGACAAGTCCGATCACATATTATGGtttgaaacaaataaaattaaatattaataattccgtctagaattatatttataacctaaatattttataagtatGATTTAATTCTTACAAAATCTCAACTCAAATACCTAAGCTTCCCCGCAATATTTACTTGAGACGTTAAACACACATCTAGACACATAGCAGTACGTACAATTCTTTAAGGTAATAAATTATGTTCGCAGCATCTTCAAACCTAACTGATGGAGATAACAAAACATGAGTTAAACATGGTCAACAGATAGCCAgtataattcaagaaaaataggttaagacataaataaaaatgtagGTAATGTTAGGAGTTGTCTCATATCAATTGTGGGAACGGCAGAAAGTTAGAATATAAGCAGTAAGAACAACTCCAATAGTACGAGGTCTTTTGGGAGGTGCTCAAAAACAAAGCCGTGCGGGCTAGTCTCAAAGCGGACAATATCGTACTATTGTGGAGTTAGGCTCGCTTAGCTGCAGTCAGAACAACTCCAATAGtacgaggccttttgggaggtgcTCAAAAACAAAACCATACGGGCTAAACCCAAAGCAGACAATATCGTACTATTGTAGAGTTAGGCTCGCTTAGCGGGCCCAACAGGCAACAGACAGATAGTTTgtctaatttaattaatttcaagaTTGCAGAGAATCACCATTGATTTAGAAATCATTTTGAATTCTAAATAAAAACTTGGTTAATTTAATTgactataatataaatataaataatcaataataaacacacattaaatttaagattaaataaattaatacaatatataaataGTAATTTGGATATCCAATGGTCAAGATTTATATCTTGTATGAGACCTAAAATTGGATCATCCTTACTGCATACTCTCCGGTGCTAAAAGTAAACACTACTGCTTCCAACAGCTCAACtgtataatatacttaattctGATACAGTATCTCAGCTTGGTCAAGATAAGCTGCTTTGAACATAAAGTAGATCACTAACCAACAACAATGGCCTCCATGTACACTAGCATGGCACTACAGCAGTTTTTGGATGAAGGCCTCAGAGAAAATGATATCTATATGGGACAGGGAGGACCAACACCAGGGCCATGACTCCATGCCACATGAGTTGCCTTAAAAAGACTCGTCATGTCCGCATTCTAGATAATAAGAATGAACACGGGATCTCATAGCTCCATCCCACTGTCTAAATGCAAAAACACTAAAGATCTCACACCACAGCAGAAAAGCAAAAGATAAACTGTCCTACATGTCTTTTGAATAATCCAGCAAATACAATAGTTAATATCATTTATGTAAACTACACTAACAATGCCAAGTTCTGGTTATAGATTAGTAACAGCAAATGGCCTTGCCAAACCAAATACATTGCTGGCTACACAAATACAATACATCAAGGCCTTAAGATCTCTTTGTCCCCTTGCCATCACTTTTGCTTCCACCTCGCAGTGTTTTGCTTTTGCTCTTTGAGGCTGATTTTCCTTTGTTCGATTCGGAGGTGCTTATGGGTGTAAGAGTTTCCTCGTTATCAGGGGGAGATTTCGTACCACCTTTTTTCGACTTGATTGCTTTGCTACTTGATCTATTGAATTCAACAGGGGTCAAAATCGCCATCAAAATATACaacttttaactaaaaattgtCAACCTGTTGATTATAACAGAAAGTATATGTTTGTGTGGAAAGATATTTCTCTCAGATTCATGTTAACCAAAGAAGTACTTACGATTTAGTTTGAACATCCTCATTAGAAGTTTTGCCTTCTTGCTTGTTCTGTAAAAAGAAAGCATTTTTAGCCTCTTAGAAATAACAAGAAAACATCGACACAAAACATATCACCAAACGTATCTCACCTTAATGGTTCCATCTTTGACAAATTCCCATCTCTCATTTTTAAGAGTAAGGATTTCTATTTCTCCGTCATCATATAGTACCTAACatagataataaataaataaaaattgtatgcaGTTTACTAGTCCAAAACACAATTAAAACATATGAAAAGACAACTCAGGCTACCTTGTGCTTCTTGTTCTCAGGATCAAACGAAACAACAACACCCTCATAGAACCTACAGATAGAACATTTTAGACATTTTAGAATTGTTAAAGTCTTACAGATTACCAATCTTTATTATCTACAGAGAACATGAATGTCTGAGACTGAGTAAAGGTCATATTACAATTGCAACTTCTGAATCTGAATTGATGAAACAGAACTTGGACCTTTTCCTAATGACCCTATTTTGAGAGAGTACTAAATATGTTTCATAAATGTATAACATACAGGCCCAATATGCATCAAATGCTATTACATAGAATACAGGATTCCACATTAGATCTTAAACAATCGTTTTTTAAGTAAACATTATAAGACTTTTGCAAAATGTTCATCCCTAAACCCAACAGTGAGGCTAAAACATAATGAACGAACAATACTTAAAGAAGGGGATGACCAACAGTTAGGCTAAAACATAATGAACAAACAATACTTAAAGAAGGGGATGAGTAACAGCAATGTAAATTACTGTGTTTACTGTTTAAACATAACCAAAAATGTAAACTACTTACTCATGATCATCTTTCCACCAAACTTTAATCTTGGAATCAACAAGATTTGCCCCATATGCAACATTTGCCTGCATCAAGCAATGTATTGGAGCAGAACATCAAGTCAATAAAGCATACAACTAAATTGTGATGCATACAAtcacaaaaaataaacaaaagaaaattaaagcCCCACCAAATTAAATACCTTATTTTTTCCTGTTTGCTTTCTATTGTCTTTGATTTTAGAATCTTCTGAGTATTTTCCATCTTTGACAGATTTCGAGGACAGCTCAGTTTTAGGGGAAGAAATTACCTCCTGCACAGTTCACAACAAAGTTACAGATATAAACCTATACTCAAACATTTACACCAAGAAATTTACTGGTACTTACTTTGCAATCATCTTTAATATCAGCTTTCTGCCTCCTCTTAGTAGATTGTTTCAATATTTCTGCATCTGGGACAGTTTCAGCCTTCAGTTTCTTCCTCTTCAAAGACACTTTCTCTTCTTTCATATCAGTGTTCTCCTTTCCCTTGCTTTCATCATTCCCTTTCTTCCCTCTCTTAAAATACTTGATAAGTTTTTCCTCTGGCTCAATTACATTAGTCTCATTTTGACCTTCCTTGACAGATGGCTGGGCCTTTTTGTTATCAGTTACCTTCTTTTCCTTAGGTGATTGGGCACTTGTAGCCTTCTCTTTCTCATATTTCACATTCGCAGCCTCTGGTTTATTTAGGGTCATCCCCTTCCGTTTTTTACCAGATAATCTCTTTGCGATCTCCATGATAAGTGGCTTTGTCTCTGAATCACTAGTAGTTTCATCCGATTTGGTATCTGTAAGAACGTTAATCGGATCTGTAAGAATGTGAGCGTCTATCCTGTTGCCATCCTTCTCTGTTTTACCATCTTTTTTAGCCAATATCTCTTGCCTTGGGTCATCTTGATTCAAATTCATTTGCTTCCTCTCCGAGCGCTTTTGACGTTTAACCGACATGTTAAAGGCTCGGTCAGCATCCTTCAAAGAACTCTGATCACAAGGTGCATCCAAAGTGGAGTcctttaatttgattttttgtgcTTTTATTTTGGAGTCGCTGATTTTTCCCGTTACATCATCACTAAGAACTTTCACTACAACTACATCACTAGAAGTTCCTTTTCCCAGAGGCATACTTTCTCCAACCATCTTATCTTCCACTAATTTATCTTCTTTAGATGAGTTATTGTTCACTATCTTACAGTCCTTTGGTTGTGTGACTTGCAAATCACCGTTTCCATCACCTACCACTGCACCAACAGGATCTACATATGGTGTACCTTCTTTAGGATTCTCTTTTGCACAAAGACTCTGATCATTAAGGATTTCAGAAGAAATCTCTGCCTCTTTGTTCTTGAATTGTTTTGGTGAGGAAACCCATGCCACCTCTTTTTCAATTGCCAAAGAGGGCAGTGGACTAACATGTGAATCCTGATCGACCAAACTATCCTTCTTGTCATTATCTCGATCATCATTCAATTTTTGAGATTCCATCTCCGCTTTGGAAT
Protein-coding regions in this window:
- the LOC108204835 gene encoding sister chromatid cohesion protein PDS5 homolog C, yielding MAVSSKDLNLVQQIEEIGHSLGELPTEVDVLLPVLDRVDVLLSQVEQSPSRQLLDACSIAMKALVKEPLLKHCDDDVKVYLASCLCEVFRITAPELPYEDNEIKEIFRLVVSSFKDLSDMSSRSYSKRVSILDNVARVRSPVVMLDLECDSLIVEMFYNFLGSIRDYHPESIFKYMESVMTLVIEESEDVSLDLMTPILGVLKKDNEDTQTISQKLGEKVLETCTVKIKPYLLQAVKSLGGPLSQYSDIVSYICEEAGVVEHHDDNGSINQLDKAEESLDEPAQVIPPNVHNALLNVDVTKDSKAEMESQKLNDDRDNDKKDSLVDQDSHVSPLPSLAIEKEVAWVSSPKQFKNKEAEISSEILNDQSLCAKENPKEGTPYVDPVGAVVGDGNGDLQVTQPKDCKIVNNNSSKEDKLVEDKMVGESMPLGKGTSSDVVVVKVLSDDVTGKISDSKIKAQKIKLKDSTLDAPCDQSSLKDADRAFNMSVKRQKRSERKQMNLNQDDPRQEILAKKDGKTEKDGNRIDAHILTDPINVLTDTKSDETTSDSETKPLIMEIAKRLSGKKRKGMTLNKPEAANVKYEKEKATSAQSPKEKKVTDNKKAQPSVKEGQNETNVIEPEEKLIKYFKRGKKGNDESKGKENTDMKEEKVSLKRKKLKAETVPDAEILKQSTKRRQKADIKDDCKEVISSPKTELSSKSVKDGKYSEDSKIKDNRKQTGKNKANVAYGANLVDSKIKVWWKDDHEFYEGVVVSFDPENKKHKVLYDDGEIEILTLKNERWEFVKDGTIKNKQEGKTSNEDVQTKSSSSKAIKSKKGGTKSPPDNEETLTPISTSESNKGKSASKSKSKTLRGGSKSDGKGTKRS